In a genomic window of Polyodon spathula isolate WHYD16114869_AA chromosome 21, ASM1765450v1, whole genome shotgun sequence:
- the LOC121296337 gene encoding E3 ubiquitin-protein ligase AMFR-like isoform X3 produces MPLLFLERFPWPSLQTYTGLSAVLLVGSVLSAYHTVTEPVQEDLGTEYNSKILPSSTTDPEIQDFNSGVATDVFWYLVSDSFFVWVLVNTACCFLMLIARIIQCMVFGPLRVSERQHLKDKFWNFIFYKFIFIFGVLNVQSVEEVVMWCLWFAVLVFLHLMVQLCKDRFEYLSFSPTTPMSSHVRVLSLLVSMLLSCCGLAVVCGHIHVLHTVAFMAAECLLVTVRTGHVIMRYTIHLWDLNHEGTWESKGTYVYYTDFCMELTLLSLDLTHHIHMLLFGNIWLSMASLVIFMQLRYLFHEVQRRIRRHKNYLRVVGNMEARFAVATAEELAANNDDCAICWDSMQAARKLPCGHLFHNSCLRSWLEQDTSCPTCRMSLNINENSRAREDRQRENLGENIGPVPGAEARPHINHHNHFFHFDGSRIASWLPSFSVEVMHTTNILGITQANNSQLNAMAHQIQEMFPQIPYHLVLQDLQLTRSVEITTDNILEGRIQVPFPTQPSERVPLELGPGTDEAAGASGSSESVPNETEDFEARGSRFSKSAEERQRMLLQRKDELLQHARSAAQDAGSCSRKENGEAAGPSAIRTSGGRYSDARSC; encoded by the exons ATGCCGCTACTTTTCTTGGAACGGTTCCCTTGGCCCAGTTTGCAAACCTACACTGGTCTTAGTGCGGTGTTGCTGGTTGGCAGTGTACTCAGCGCCTATCACACAGTGACCGAGCCAGTCCAGGAGGATCTCGGTACCGAATACAACTCTAAAATTCTGCCCAGTTCGACCACAGATCCTGAAATCCAAGACTTCAACAGCGGGGTGGCTACAGACGTATTTTGGTACCTCGTTTCAGACAGTTTCTTTGTATGG GTTCTTGTAAACACAGCCTGTTGTTTCCTGATGCTAATTGCTAGAATTATCCAATGCATGGTGTTTGGCCCCTTGCGTGTCAGTGAGAGGCAG CACCTGAAGGACAAATTCTGGAACTTCATCTTCTACAAGTTTATATTTATCTTCGGGGTCCTGAATGTCCAGTCTGTGGAGGAGGTTGTGATGTGGTGCCTCTGGTttgctgttttggttttcttgCACCTCATGGTCCAGCTCTGCAAAGATCGCTTTGAATAT CTGTCTTTCTCACCCACCACCCCGATGAGTAGTCATGTCCGAGTTCTGTCCCTGCTGGTGTCCATGCTGCTTTCCTGCTGTGGGCTGGCTGTAGTATGTGGCCATATCCACGTATTGCACACTGTTGCCTTCATGGCTGCAGAG TGTCTGCTAGTCACAGTCCGAACAGGTCATGTCATCATGCG CTACACTATCCACCTGTGGGACCTCAATCACGAAGGCACCTGGGAGAGCAAGGGTACCTATGTGTACTACACAGACTTCTGCATGGAGCTGACCTTGCTCTCCTTGGACCTGACTCATCACATCCACATGTTG CTCTTTGGTAATATCTGGCTCTCCATGGCCAGCCTGGTTATTTTCATGCAGCTCCGGTACCTCTTCCATGAAGTTCAGCGCAGGATTCGACGTCACAAAAATTACCTTCGAGTGGTTGGAAACATGGAGGCGAG GTTTGCCGTAGCCACCGCCGAAGAACTGGCTGCCAACAACGATGACTGTGCAATATGCTGGGACTCAATGCAGGCCGCTCGAAAACTGCCATGTGGACATCTTTTCCACAA CTCCTGCCTGCGTTCCTGGCTAGAACAGGATACTTCCTGCCCTACGTGTCGCATGTCCCTGAATATCAACGAGAACAGCAGAGCCAGAGAAGACAGGCAGAGGGAGAACTTGGGAGAAAACATCGGGCCAGTGCCGGGAGCCGAGGCCAGGCCTCACATCAACCACCACAACCACTTCTTTCATTTCGATG GCTCCCGGATTGCAAGCTGGCTGCCCAGTTTCTCAGTGGAGGTGATGCACACAACTAACATCCTTGGTATTACACAGGCTAACAACTCCCAACTCAATGCTATG GCACACCAAATCCAGGAAATGTTTCCCCAAATCCCTTACCACCTAGTGCTCCAGGACCTGCAGTTAACACGTTCAGTAGAAATTACTACTGACAACATCCTGGAGGGAAGAATCCAGGTGCCTTTCCCCACGCAA CCAAGTGAGCGAGTACCCCTGGAGCTCGGTCCAGGCACAGATGAGGCTGCTGGAGCCAGTGGAAGCTCTGAGAGTGTACCCAATGAAACAGAGGACTTTGAAGCCAGGGGAAGTCGTTTCTCCAAGTCCGCTGAAGAGAGACAGAGAATGCTTCTGCAGAGGAAGGATGAGCTTTTACAGCACGCACGCAG TGCGGCGCAGGATGCTGGCAGCTGCAGCAGAAAAGAGAATGGAGAGGCAGCAGGACCCTCTGCTATAAGGACTTCTGGAGGGAGATACAGTGATGCTAGATCATGCTAG
- the LOC121296337 gene encoding E3 ubiquitin-protein ligase AMFR-like isoform X1 — protein MPLLFLERFPWPSLQTYTGLSAVLLVGSVLSAYHTVTEPVQEDLGTEYNSKILPSSTTDPEIQDFNSGVATDVFWYLVSDSFFVWVLVNTACCFLMLIARIIQCMVFGPLRVSERQHLKDKFWNFIFYKFIFIFGVLNVQSVEEVVMWCLWFAVLVFLHLMVQLCKDRFEYLSFSPTTPMSSHVRVLSLLVSMLLSCCGLAVVCGHIHVLHTVAFMAAECLLVTVRTGHVIMRYTIHLWDLNHEGTWESKGTYVYYTDFCMELTLLSLDLTHHIHMLLFGNIWLSMASLVIFMQLRYLFHEVQRRIRRHKNYLRVVGNMEARFAVATAEELAANNDDCAICWDSMQAARKLPCGHLFHNSCLRSWLEQDTSCPTCRMSLNINENSRAREDRQRENLGENIGPVPGAEARPHINHHNHFFHFDGSRIASWLPSFSVEVMHTTNILGITQANNSQLNAMAHQIQEMFPQIPYHLVLQDLQLTRSVEITTDNILEGRIQVPFPTQPSERVPLELGPGTDEAAGASGSSESVPNETEDFEARGSRFSKSAEERQRMLLQRKDELLQHARRRYLNKSPDQEEEVDEEEDEESILFSGRSSSNTDSLTVRRRMLAAAAEKRMERQQDPLL, from the exons ATGCCGCTACTTTTCTTGGAACGGTTCCCTTGGCCCAGTTTGCAAACCTACACTGGTCTTAGTGCGGTGTTGCTGGTTGGCAGTGTACTCAGCGCCTATCACACAGTGACCGAGCCAGTCCAGGAGGATCTCGGTACCGAATACAACTCTAAAATTCTGCCCAGTTCGACCACAGATCCTGAAATCCAAGACTTCAACAGCGGGGTGGCTACAGACGTATTTTGGTACCTCGTTTCAGACAGTTTCTTTGTATGG GTTCTTGTAAACACAGCCTGTTGTTTCCTGATGCTAATTGCTAGAATTATCCAATGCATGGTGTTTGGCCCCTTGCGTGTCAGTGAGAGGCAG CACCTGAAGGACAAATTCTGGAACTTCATCTTCTACAAGTTTATATTTATCTTCGGGGTCCTGAATGTCCAGTCTGTGGAGGAGGTTGTGATGTGGTGCCTCTGGTttgctgttttggttttcttgCACCTCATGGTCCAGCTCTGCAAAGATCGCTTTGAATAT CTGTCTTTCTCACCCACCACCCCGATGAGTAGTCATGTCCGAGTTCTGTCCCTGCTGGTGTCCATGCTGCTTTCCTGCTGTGGGCTGGCTGTAGTATGTGGCCATATCCACGTATTGCACACTGTTGCCTTCATGGCTGCAGAG TGTCTGCTAGTCACAGTCCGAACAGGTCATGTCATCATGCG CTACACTATCCACCTGTGGGACCTCAATCACGAAGGCACCTGGGAGAGCAAGGGTACCTATGTGTACTACACAGACTTCTGCATGGAGCTGACCTTGCTCTCCTTGGACCTGACTCATCACATCCACATGTTG CTCTTTGGTAATATCTGGCTCTCCATGGCCAGCCTGGTTATTTTCATGCAGCTCCGGTACCTCTTCCATGAAGTTCAGCGCAGGATTCGACGTCACAAAAATTACCTTCGAGTGGTTGGAAACATGGAGGCGAG GTTTGCCGTAGCCACCGCCGAAGAACTGGCTGCCAACAACGATGACTGTGCAATATGCTGGGACTCAATGCAGGCCGCTCGAAAACTGCCATGTGGACATCTTTTCCACAA CTCCTGCCTGCGTTCCTGGCTAGAACAGGATACTTCCTGCCCTACGTGTCGCATGTCCCTGAATATCAACGAGAACAGCAGAGCCAGAGAAGACAGGCAGAGGGAGAACTTGGGAGAAAACATCGGGCCAGTGCCGGGAGCCGAGGCCAGGCCTCACATCAACCACCACAACCACTTCTTTCATTTCGATG GCTCCCGGATTGCAAGCTGGCTGCCCAGTTTCTCAGTGGAGGTGATGCACACAACTAACATCCTTGGTATTACACAGGCTAACAACTCCCAACTCAATGCTATG GCACACCAAATCCAGGAAATGTTTCCCCAAATCCCTTACCACCTAGTGCTCCAGGACCTGCAGTTAACACGTTCAGTAGAAATTACTACTGACAACATCCTGGAGGGAAGAATCCAGGTGCCTTTCCCCACGCAA CCAAGTGAGCGAGTACCCCTGGAGCTCGGTCCAGGCACAGATGAGGCTGCTGGAGCCAGTGGAAGCTCTGAGAGTGTACCCAATGAAACAGAGGACTTTGAAGCCAGGGGAAGTCGTTTCTCCAAGTCCGCTGAAGAGAGACAGAGAATGCTTCTGCAGAGGAAGGATGAGCTTTTACAGCACGCACGCAG GCGATATCTTAATAAAAGCCCTGATCAGGAGGAAGAGGTGGATGAAGAAGAGGATGAAGAAAGTATCCTCTTCTCAGGGCGGAGTTCCTCTAATACAGACTCTCTTACAGTGCGGCGCAGGATGCTGGCAGCTGCAGCAGAAAAGAGAATGGAGAGGCAGCAGGACCCTCTGCTATAA
- the LOC121296337 gene encoding E3 ubiquitin-protein ligase AMFR-like isoform X2, translating to MPLLFLERFPWPSLQTYTGLSAVLLVGSVLSAYHTVTEPVQEDLGTEYNSKILPSSTTDPEIQDFNSGVATDVFWYLVSDSFFVWVLVNTACCFLMLIARIIQCMVFGPLRVSERQHLKDKFWNFIFYKFIFIFGVLNVQSVEEVVMWCLWFAVLVFLHLMVQLCKDRFEYLSFSPTTPMSSHVRVLSLLVSMLLSCCGLAVVCGHIHVLHTVAFMAAECLLVTVRTGHVIMRYTIHLWDLNHEGTWESKGTYVYYTDFCMELTLLSLDLTHHIHMLLFGNIWLSMASLVIFMQLRYLFHEVQRRIRRHKNYLRVVGNMEARFAVATAEELAANNDDCAICWDSMQAARKLPCGHLFHNSCLRSWLEQDTSCPTCRMSLNINENSRAREDRQRENLGENIGPVPGAEARPHINHHNHFFHFDGSRIASWLPSFSVEVMHTTNILGITQANNSQLNAMAHQIQEMFPQIPYHLVLQDLQLTRSVEITTDNILEGRIQPSERVPLELGPGTDEAAGASGSSESVPNETEDFEARGSRFSKSAEERQRMLLQRKDELLQHARRRYLNKSPDQEEEVDEEEDEESILFSGRSSSNTDSLTVRRRMLAAAAEKRMERQQDPLL from the exons ATGCCGCTACTTTTCTTGGAACGGTTCCCTTGGCCCAGTTTGCAAACCTACACTGGTCTTAGTGCGGTGTTGCTGGTTGGCAGTGTACTCAGCGCCTATCACACAGTGACCGAGCCAGTCCAGGAGGATCTCGGTACCGAATACAACTCTAAAATTCTGCCCAGTTCGACCACAGATCCTGAAATCCAAGACTTCAACAGCGGGGTGGCTACAGACGTATTTTGGTACCTCGTTTCAGACAGTTTCTTTGTATGG GTTCTTGTAAACACAGCCTGTTGTTTCCTGATGCTAATTGCTAGAATTATCCAATGCATGGTGTTTGGCCCCTTGCGTGTCAGTGAGAGGCAG CACCTGAAGGACAAATTCTGGAACTTCATCTTCTACAAGTTTATATTTATCTTCGGGGTCCTGAATGTCCAGTCTGTGGAGGAGGTTGTGATGTGGTGCCTCTGGTttgctgttttggttttcttgCACCTCATGGTCCAGCTCTGCAAAGATCGCTTTGAATAT CTGTCTTTCTCACCCACCACCCCGATGAGTAGTCATGTCCGAGTTCTGTCCCTGCTGGTGTCCATGCTGCTTTCCTGCTGTGGGCTGGCTGTAGTATGTGGCCATATCCACGTATTGCACACTGTTGCCTTCATGGCTGCAGAG TGTCTGCTAGTCACAGTCCGAACAGGTCATGTCATCATGCG CTACACTATCCACCTGTGGGACCTCAATCACGAAGGCACCTGGGAGAGCAAGGGTACCTATGTGTACTACACAGACTTCTGCATGGAGCTGACCTTGCTCTCCTTGGACCTGACTCATCACATCCACATGTTG CTCTTTGGTAATATCTGGCTCTCCATGGCCAGCCTGGTTATTTTCATGCAGCTCCGGTACCTCTTCCATGAAGTTCAGCGCAGGATTCGACGTCACAAAAATTACCTTCGAGTGGTTGGAAACATGGAGGCGAG GTTTGCCGTAGCCACCGCCGAAGAACTGGCTGCCAACAACGATGACTGTGCAATATGCTGGGACTCAATGCAGGCCGCTCGAAAACTGCCATGTGGACATCTTTTCCACAA CTCCTGCCTGCGTTCCTGGCTAGAACAGGATACTTCCTGCCCTACGTGTCGCATGTCCCTGAATATCAACGAGAACAGCAGAGCCAGAGAAGACAGGCAGAGGGAGAACTTGGGAGAAAACATCGGGCCAGTGCCGGGAGCCGAGGCCAGGCCTCACATCAACCACCACAACCACTTCTTTCATTTCGATG GCTCCCGGATTGCAAGCTGGCTGCCCAGTTTCTCAGTGGAGGTGATGCACACAACTAACATCCTTGGTATTACACAGGCTAACAACTCCCAACTCAATGCTATG GCACACCAAATCCAGGAAATGTTTCCCCAAATCCCTTACCACCTAGTGCTCCAGGACCTGCAGTTAACACGTTCAGTAGAAATTACTACTGACAACATCCTGGAGGGAAGAATCCAG CCAAGTGAGCGAGTACCCCTGGAGCTCGGTCCAGGCACAGATGAGGCTGCTGGAGCCAGTGGAAGCTCTGAGAGTGTACCCAATGAAACAGAGGACTTTGAAGCCAGGGGAAGTCGTTTCTCCAAGTCCGCTGAAGAGAGACAGAGAATGCTTCTGCAGAGGAAGGATGAGCTTTTACAGCACGCACGCAG GCGATATCTTAATAAAAGCCCTGATCAGGAGGAAGAGGTGGATGAAGAAGAGGATGAAGAAAGTATCCTCTTCTCAGGGCGGAGTTCCTCTAATACAGACTCTCTTACAGTGCGGCGCAGGATGCTGGCAGCTGCAGCAGAAAAGAGAATGGAGAGGCAGCAGGACCCTCTGCTATAA
- the LOC121296130 gene encoding leukotriene B4 receptor 1-like, translating to MNGCHTVGSDSNGSNSELWHMESSVPSVILGLSFLVGVPGNLLVIWTILYHIKHRSHTVVLILNLAVCDFMVVITLPVWIYSLADAWVFGETFCKAMVHVVYSSMYGSMFLITLMSADPLDPGFPPWRSCYSVTDSRRCRWEATLP from the coding sequence ATGAACGGCTGCCATACTGTTGGCAGTGACAGCAATGGATCAAACTCAGAGCTGTGGCACATGGAAAGCTCGGTCCCCAGCGTGATTCTCGGCTTGTCTTTTCTTGTTGGAGTTCCTGGAAACCTCCTGGTGATATGGACCATCCTTTATCACATCAAGCACAGATCCCACACTGTGGTGCTGATCCTCAACCTGGCTGTTTGTGACTTTATGGTCGTCATCACTCTGCCTGTTTGGATCTACTCTCTGGCTGATGCCTGGGTCTTTGGAGAGACGTTCTGCAAGGCAATGGTGCACGTAGTCTACTCCAGTATGTACGGCAGCATGTTCTTGATCACATTGATGAGCGCAGATCCCTTGGATCCTGGCTTTCCTCCTTGGCGTTCCTGTTATTCTGTCACAGACAGCAGACGATGTAGATGGGAAGCCACATTGCCTTGA
- the LOC121296129 gene encoding leukotriene B4 receptor 1-like yields MNNSHIYGGSESSSEFWDIERPLACMILGLSFLIGVPGNLFVIVIILRHIKHRSHTVVLILNLAVCDFVVLISLPVWIYSLADAWVFGEMFCKAMVYVIYSSMYGSVFLITLMSADRFVAIIYPFAMQDWKKKGFLLKALAVAWILAFLFGVPAILTRRVGDVDGKLQCTVQEYTSDVQEVVCLVLETLIGFVIPFSVLSICYACVGRRIKEMTFKTKQKSTMLIASVVIAFALCWFPHHIFNLMSVVSVLIRKSYPEVADRLDEVTQTGVLVSGALAFISSSINPLLYAFAARRFRSSLSESGFRKLFHHISTSTSPERTNEMSIISRKQSSQTDHSVHSTLTV; encoded by the coding sequence ATGAACAACTCCCATATATACGGTGGCAGTGAATCGAGCTCTGAGTTCTGGGACATAGAAAGACCCCTGGCCTGTATGATCCTTGGCTTGTCTTTCCTCATTGGTGTACCTGGAAACCTGTTCGTCATTGTGATCATTCTGCGCCACATCAAGCACAGATCCCACACTGTGGTGCTGATCCTCAACCTGGCTGTTTGTGACTTTGTGGTCCTCATTTCTCTGCCTGTTTGGATCTACTCTCTGGCTGATGCCTGGGTCTTTGGAGAGATGTTCTGCAAGGCAATGGTGTACGTAATCTACTCCAGCATGTACGGCAGTGTGTTCCTGATCACGTTGATGAGCGCAGATCGCTTTGTAGCCATCATCTACCCTTTTGCCATGCAGGATTGGAAGAAGAAAGGTTTCTTACTCAAGGCTTTGGCTGTCGCCTGGATCCTGGCTTTCCTCTTTGGTGTCCCCGCTATTCTGACACGGAGGGTTGGCGATGTGGATGGGAAGCTGCAGTGCACTGTCCAGGAGTACACTTCAGACGTGCAGGAGGTTGTTTGCCTGGTGCTGGAGACCTTGATAGGTTTTGTCATTCCCTTCTCTGTCTTGTCCATTTGCTATGCCTGCGTGGGGAGACGTATAAAGGAAATGACTTTCAAGACCAAACAGAAATCGACTATGCTGATTGCCAGCGTGGTGATCGCCTTTGCCCTGTGCTGGTTCCCTCACCACATATTCAACCTGATGTCGGTGGTGTCTGTGCTGATAAGAAAGTCATACCCAGAAGTAGCAGACAGGCTTGATGAAGTGACCCAGACTGGGGTCTTGGTCTCTGGAGCCTTAGCCTTCATCAGCAGCAGCATTAACCCCTTGCTGTACGCCTTCGCTGCGCGCAGGTTCCGAAGCAGCCTGAGCGAATCAGGATTCAGGAAGCTCTTTCATCacatctccacctccacctcaccCGAAAGGACAAACGAAATGTCAATTATATCACGAAAACAAAGTTCTCAAACCGACCACAGTGTTCACAGCACTCTGACAGTCTAA